From one Paenibacillus sp. FSL K6-1330 genomic stretch:
- a CDS encoding response regulator produces MVRDYTCFIVDDEDLIIQRLELFFNELSHRDRRFVLVGKANNGLNGIEEILKLKPDIVISDIVMPRMDGISMIEQLKVELPHTQYILLTAYSSFEYAQRAIHANVLEYIVKVPLKEVDLDRALDKAAGILNEFKKKEAEFQSLNVSVLENKYRVRKQFFNELIRGEIPSHRASDFANRMQFHFFQANYCCFIVEMNTYESFRNEYSAADQNILKYAITNIIEETVMNGGSGVAADLSDNRFIGFLSWENNRSDMETEYACQSLGGQIVSHLHQYLNQRVSVAFGGPYRGWESIKQAYTEAKNVSDDFYYHTEKVVKTPMHRFQYHNDKKSDFQQKLADFLICLKRKISKEELDNALADLNQFVTDHKIHKSIMAPMIRDLYRDITKKFKSGNKLPTEAAEFPMEYMAFQEQLAYIGDFTFEYVHAGQLLHRAEIMSAMHFIEKNLKQRLTLEAIAEEVNLAPSYFSSLFKKTMNEGVISYINRKKIQLALELLQVQDYSLLELCEEVGIVNEGYFCKLFKEYTGDTPKQYRIKMTRYETK; encoded by the coding sequence ATGGTGAGAGACTATACCTGCTTCATTGTTGACGATGAAGACCTAATCATTCAAAGATTGGAATTGTTTTTTAATGAGCTCTCCCATAGGGATAGGCGATTTGTTCTCGTGGGAAAAGCGAATAATGGGCTGAATGGGATCGAGGAGATTTTAAAACTTAAGCCGGATATCGTCATATCCGATATCGTTATGCCGCGAATGGATGGAATCTCCATGATTGAGCAGCTAAAGGTGGAGCTCCCCCATACCCAATACATACTTTTGACCGCCTATTCGTCCTTTGAATACGCCCAGCGAGCTATTCATGCCAATGTATTGGAGTACATTGTAAAGGTTCCGCTAAAGGAAGTGGATTTGGATCGAGCTTTAGATAAGGCAGCCGGAATTTTAAATGAGTTTAAGAAAAAAGAAGCTGAATTTCAATCGTTAAACGTATCCGTGCTTGAAAATAAATATAGAGTCCGCAAGCAATTTTTTAACGAGCTGATCAGAGGCGAAATTCCTTCTCATCGGGCATCGGATTTTGCCAATCGCATGCAGTTTCATTTCTTTCAAGCCAACTATTGCTGCTTCATCGTTGAAATGAATACGTATGAAAGTTTCCGAAACGAATACTCAGCCGCAGATCAAAACATCTTGAAATATGCGATTACGAATATCATCGAAGAAACGGTGATGAATGGTGGCAGTGGCGTAGCTGCGGATCTGTCCGATAATCGTTTTATTGGCTTTTTATCCTGGGAAAATAACCGCAGTGATATGGAAACGGAATATGCTTGCCAATCCTTGGGAGGGCAGATCGTCTCCCATTTGCATCAATATTTGAATCAAAGGGTATCCGTCGCTTTTGGAGGTCCATACCGAGGCTGGGAATCGATCAAACAAGCGTACACGGAAGCTAAAAATGTGAGTGACGATTTCTATTATCATACAGAGAAAGTAGTAAAAACACCCATGCATCGGTTCCAATATCATAATGACAAAAAATCAGACTTTCAGCAGAAGCTGGCTGATTTTCTGATATGTTTGAAAAGAAAGATTTCTAAGGAAGAGCTGGACAATGCACTCGCCGATCTGAACCAATTTGTTACGGACCATAAAATCCACAAATCCATCATGGCGCCAATGATCAGAGACTTGTACAGAGACATTACCAAGAAGTTTAAATCAGGGAACAAGCTGCCCACGGAAGCAGCAGAATTCCCTATGGAATATATGGCATTTCAGGAGCAGCTTGCCTATATTGGCGACTTCACATTCGAGTACGTACACGCTGGCCAATTATTACATCGTGCAGAAATCATGAGTGCTATGCATTTTATAGAGAAAAACCTGAAACAGCGTTTAACGCTCGAGGCGATTGCCGAGGAAGTGAATCTAGCTCCATCGTATTTTAGCAGTTTATTCAAAAAAACAATGAATGAAGGCGTGATCAGCTACATCAACCGTAAAAAAATCCAATTAGCTCTCGAACTTTTACAAGTTCAGGATTATTCTTTATTGGAATTGTGCGAGGAAGTAGGCATCGTCAATGAAGGTTACTTTTGCAAACTATTTAAAGAATATACGGGCGATACCCCTAAGCAGTACCGGATAAAAATGACACGCTACGAAACCAAATAA
- a CDS encoding FAD-dependent oxidoreductase, with translation MELIQADVTVVGGGIAGICAAIAAARQGLLVSLINDRPVLGGNASSEVRVHINGSAYLGNSPSYYAREGGLVEELKLKIFHYNPLYNKKLMLSLSDTVLLDMVYDEPNISLFLNTCVHETGMENGRIKWVEGLQLASERKFRFESPTYIDCSGDGIVGYQAGAHFRWGREAKHEYKEELAPEVADHYTMGDTILFQARDVDYPVPYKRPGFAYDITKLAFFDSIRKGLNHRSFPRKINGLGGLWWLEYGGHMDIIKNNEDIALELRKLVYGIWDYIKNSGEFDDVDNLILDYVCPIPGKRESRRFIGEHMLSQNDLTAKPHFEDAVSVGGWYMDLHANKGIYDEGPATAWNFVPGLYNIPFRSLFSRNIPNLMFAGRNISATHVAFGSTRVMATCGCMGQAVGTAAALCLKYEADPAAIVKSHMGELQAQLLRDGQTIVGLQEQLDPYFADGLTIRASSQRSYDNLHPTEEISLEKALCLVLPIQTSVAESVRIKIKNRSEHSETLQVKLFGGERKENYIPTSGLKDYRLVISGGHDDWITLDLGCEKPADDKVYIVLEGPASLAVYGNEEKITGAVSFHYRPEEPSRLKKFNKSICFKDLLPSQNMYSPENVVNGFSRPYGLPNSWISERTEGQEWLEFGFASPKNLDEIHLVFNSQLNLEHFDDPIEPLIQDYDVTLTLEDGTESEINIRGNYLSLNKHQVHAKGVTRIRFDFCATYGSPYYEVFAVKFFAPKTLSEAR, from the coding sequence ATGGAGCTTATACAAGCAGATGTAACCGTCGTAGGCGGAGGGATTGCCGGAATATGCGCTGCCATTGCTGCCGCACGCCAAGGGCTGCTGGTTTCACTTATTAATGATCGGCCGGTTCTTGGGGGAAATGCGAGCAGCGAGGTCAGGGTTCATATCAACGGGTCGGCATATCTCGGAAACAGTCCATCCTATTATGCTCGCGAGGGCGGGTTGGTGGAAGAACTCAAGCTCAAGATCTTTCATTATAATCCGTTATACAACAAGAAGCTTATGCTTTCGCTTTCGGATACGGTCTTGCTCGACATGGTTTATGATGAGCCTAACATTTCTCTGTTCCTAAATACATGTGTGCATGAAACGGGCATGGAGAACGGCAGAATTAAATGGGTGGAGGGCCTTCAATTAGCTTCCGAAAGAAAATTTCGTTTTGAAAGCCCAACCTACATCGATTGCTCCGGCGATGGAATTGTTGGATACCAAGCAGGTGCTCACTTCCGATGGGGAAGAGAGGCGAAGCATGAATATAAGGAGGAGTTGGCTCCAGAAGTGGCGGATCATTACACCATGGGCGATACGATTCTGTTTCAAGCCCGTGACGTAGACTATCCCGTTCCTTACAAAAGACCAGGCTTTGCGTATGACATTACGAAGTTGGCCTTTTTCGATAGTATCAGAAAAGGCTTAAACCATCGGTCTTTTCCGAGGAAAATCAACGGGCTTGGCGGACTGTGGTGGCTGGAATACGGCGGACATATGGATATTATCAAGAATAATGAAGACATCGCATTGGAACTGCGAAAATTGGTGTACGGGATTTGGGATTATATCAAAAATAGCGGCGAGTTTGATGATGTGGACAATCTCATCTTGGATTATGTATGCCCGATTCCCGGTAAGCGGGAGTCGAGGCGGTTTATCGGGGAGCACATGCTGTCTCAGAACGATCTTACAGCAAAGCCACATTTCGAAGATGCGGTATCCGTCGGAGGCTGGTATATGGATCTGCATGCGAACAAAGGCATCTACGATGAGGGGCCGGCTACAGCGTGGAATTTCGTGCCGGGATTGTATAATATCCCTTTCCGCAGCTTGTTTTCACGAAATATCCCTAATCTCATGTTCGCTGGGCGCAATATAAGCGCTACCCATGTGGCTTTCGGATCGACAAGGGTCATGGCAACCTGCGGTTGTATGGGGCAGGCCGTAGGAACGGCAGCTGCCTTATGCTTAAAATACGAGGCCGACCCTGCAGCCATAGTCAAATCCCATATGGGTGAGCTTCAAGCGCAGCTGCTTCGAGATGGGCAAACGATTGTAGGGCTTCAAGAGCAGTTGGATCCTTATTTCGCTGACGGATTAACGATTCGTGCCTCGTCTCAGCGCAGCTATGATAATCTTCATCCAACCGAAGAGATTTCCTTGGAGAAAGCGTTATGTTTGGTTTTGCCGATTCAGACATCCGTGGCTGAAAGCGTGCGGATCAAAATTAAAAATAGATCCGAGCATTCGGAAACATTGCAAGTGAAGCTGTTTGGCGGGGAGCGGAAGGAAAACTATATTCCCACAAGCGGGCTGAAAGACTACCGCTTGGTTATTTCAGGTGGTCACGATGACTGGATTACGCTGGACTTGGGCTGCGAGAAACCGGCTGATGACAAGGTCTACATCGTTTTGGAAGGCCCGGCGAGCCTTGCCGTATACGGCAATGAAGAGAAAATAACAGGGGCAGTCAGCTTTCATTATAGACCGGAAGAGCCGTCCAGGCTGAAGAAATTCAATAAGAGCATTTGCTTCAAAGACCTATTGCCATCCCAAAATATGTATAGCCCTGAGAATGTCGTCAACGGCTTCTCTAGACCTTATGGTCTGCCAAACAGCTGGATTTCTGAACGTACGGAAGGACAGGAATGGTTGGAATTTGGTTTTGCAAGCCCCAAGAATCTGGATGAAATCCATCTTGTGTTCAACTCGCAGCTGAATTTGGAGCATTTCGACGATCCGATCGAGCCACTTATCCAAGATTATGATGTGACTTTAACCTTAGAGGACGGAACCGAGAGTGAAATTAATATCCGTGGGAATTATCTTTCGTTGAATAAACATCAGGTGCATGCAAAAGGGGTAACCCGAATCCGGTTTGATTTCTGTGCAACGTATGGTTCGCCTTATTATGAAGTGTTTGCTGTAAAATTTTTTGCTCCTAAAACGCTAAGTGAGGCCAGGTGA
- a CDS encoding GDSL-type esterase/lipase family protein: protein MKEFFPRRGLPNVIQKLENGETVTIVYFGGSNTRSKGYRVMTADWLRGQYPNADIRSVNAGIDGTGSDLGCARLETDVLRHQPDLVFVEFVGNDGGVPESKARIEGIVRQIRKRSRFTDILFVYTLKERDVALFQSGEYQKGAIMQEEVADYYGIPSIHLGVAVSQLVSDGKLIFTSRADVSIPGAVIFTRDSIHPTIPEGHQIYTDTITRSFEKISKLRDRVGKIEHHLPQNTLVPANPWEYATMLPLDCLTHFSAGWSYMTPDDFSLVREYDWLFPGLWRAVDPGETITVEFEGTHIGLFDIGGPDSGRLKVSVDGGEPFLIDRFTPHNDHNRNQYVFLPELPNGKHTVRFEIDHEKTDKAAVFEASGNERSMEHVRQHPAWYDQTVIQIGKLLLVQPPL, encoded by the coding sequence ATGAAGGAATTCTTCCCTCGAAGAGGGCTGCCTAATGTCATTCAGAAGTTGGAAAATGGGGAAACCGTGACCATCGTTTATTTCGGTGGCAGTAATACGCGCTCTAAAGGATACAGGGTCATGACGGCGGATTGGCTTCGAGGACAATATCCCAATGCGGATATCCGCTCTGTGAACGCAGGCATTGATGGGACAGGATCGGACCTGGGCTGCGCCCGTTTGGAGACAGATGTACTTCGTCATCAGCCTGATCTCGTGTTTGTTGAATTTGTTGGTAACGATGGCGGAGTTCCGGAGTCCAAGGCGCGGATCGAAGGAATTGTCCGACAGATCCGCAAGCGGAGCCGGTTTACCGATATCCTGTTCGTATACACGCTGAAGGAGCGAGATGTGGCCCTATTTCAGTCTGGAGAATACCAGAAGGGAGCTATTATGCAAGAGGAAGTCGCGGACTATTACGGCATTCCTTCGATTCATCTGGGCGTAGCAGTCAGTCAATTGGTTTCGGATGGAAAGCTCATTTTCACCTCAAGGGCAGACGTGTCCATTCCCGGAGCCGTTATTTTTACGCGTGATTCGATCCATCCGACGATTCCCGAAGGACACCAGATTTACACGGATACAATCACCCGGTCGTTTGAGAAAATTAGCAAACTTCGAGATCGCGTGGGAAAGATCGAACATCACTTGCCTCAGAATACTTTGGTCCCGGCCAACCCTTGGGAGTATGCGACCATGCTGCCATTGGATTGTCTTACTCATTTTTCCGCAGGATGGTCTTACATGACCCCCGATGATTTCTCTTTAGTGCGCGAGTATGATTGGTTATTTCCTGGTCTATGGCGAGCAGTCGATCCCGGAGAGACGATCACAGTGGAGTTTGAGGGGACCCACATCGGATTATTCGATATCGGGGGGCCGGATTCTGGCAGATTGAAGGTGTCGGTGGATGGAGGGGAACCCTTCCTTATCGATCGATTCACACCCCATAACGACCATAATCGAAATCAGTATGTTTTCTTACCTGAGCTACCGAATGGGAAACATACAGTTCGTTTCGAAATCGATCACGAGAAGACAGACAAAGCGGCCGTGTTTGAGGCAAGCGGCAATGAAAGAAGTATGGAGCATGTTCGGCAGCATCCCGCTTGGTATGATCAAACGGTCATTCAGATTGGAAAGCTGCTATTGGTGCAGCCGCCATTATAA
- a CDS encoding VOC family protein translates to MIKNKLLRMDNVGIVVESLDNAISFFEEIGLNLEGRATVEGEWAGRVTGLGSQCVEIAMMVTPDGHSRLELSRFLTPPTISDHRTAPVNSLGYLRVMFTVQDIDEMVSRLSKYGAQLVGEVVQYEDSYRLCYIRGIEGLLIGLAEQLGNK, encoded by the coding sequence ATGATAAAAAACAAATTACTAAGAATGGACAATGTCGGCATCGTTGTAGAATCCCTTGATAACGCGATCTCTTTCTTCGAGGAGATTGGCTTGAACCTCGAAGGGCGAGCCACTGTCGAAGGTGAATGGGCTGGTCGCGTAACCGGACTAGGTTCTCAGTGCGTAGAGATTGCTATGATGGTTACCCCAGATGGGCACAGCCGACTTGAACTTTCGAGATTTCTCACCCCGCCTACTATATCAGATCACCGGACTGCTCCTGTTAACTCCCTTGGTTATCTACGCGTTATGTTTACAGTTCAAGACATTGACGAAATGGTATCCAGACTCTCTAAGTATGGTGCGCAGCTCGTTGGCGAAGTGGTTCAGTACGAGGACTCGTATCGGCTCTGCTACATTCGAGGAATCGAAGGACTTCTAATCGGTTTGGCGGAACAACTTGGTAACAAATAA
- a CDS encoding helix-turn-helix transcriptional regulator, with the protein MIPLLILGLLIQNPGAHGYELLALMEKRHYKYIVNFTKGSFYYNLQQLEEKGWIEQIQQDPSASGRETRNFKITESGMAEFEKLMVKYGTKSEYVNLQFYGALLFADEYDKNKLLELIQSQIDQTKTRIAFLDEYLSSTQELPGTINYYRRMNENSRSHHLVNLEWFEQLKAEIEGPVA; encoded by the coding sequence TTGATCCCTTTACTCATCCTTGGCTTGCTCATCCAAAACCCCGGCGCTCACGGCTACGAACTATTGGCCTTAATGGAAAAACGTCATTACAAATACATTGTAAACTTCACGAAAGGCTCGTTTTATTACAATCTGCAGCAACTTGAAGAAAAAGGTTGGATTGAACAGATTCAGCAGGATCCTTCAGCCAGTGGGCGCGAAACTCGGAACTTTAAAATCACCGAATCGGGAATGGCTGAATTCGAAAAATTAATGGTCAAATACGGCACCAAATCGGAATATGTGAACCTGCAATTTTATGGGGCGCTACTCTTTGCCGATGAATACGACAAAAACAAATTGTTGGAACTGATCCAATCGCAAATCGACCAAACTAAAACCCGAATCGCTTTCCTTGATGAATACCTGTCCAGCACACAAGAACTTCCCGGCACAATTAATTACTACCGCCGAATGAACGAAAATTCCCGTTCCCATCACCTGGTTAACTTAGAGTGGTTTGAACAATTGAAAGCAGAAATAGAGGGACCTGTTGCATAA
- a CDS encoding sialate O-acetylesterase gives MIQSFLMLGQSNMAGRGFLHDVDPIYNEKIKMLRNGQWQMMTEPINYDRPVSGVGLAASFADTWSKANPDEEIGLIPCAEGGSSLDDWHPEGVLFQHALSEARFALRSSQICGILWHQGESDSHRSLHETYYEKLTLIIETLRNELNLDEVPLIIGGLGDFLGKTGFGQHATEYQQVNEQLQHFANKRKNCYFVTAAGLTANPDGIHLDAVSQRKFGYRYFHAFLKKCHVLEPIPAEEQSLKVERDYSKTEQIYLHSMDLASGKITYAEFEAQMVKVMQP, from the coding sequence ATGATACAGTCATTTTTAATGTTGGGTCAGTCGAATATGGCGGGCCGTGGATTTTTGCATGATGTTGATCCTATCTATAATGAAAAAATAAAAATGCTGCGCAATGGACAGTGGCAGATGATGACTGAGCCGATTAATTACGACCGTCCGGTTTCCGGTGTAGGCCTAGCGGCGTCTTTTGCCGATACCTGGTCGAAAGCCAATCCCGATGAAGAAATTGGTTTGATTCCTTGTGCGGAAGGTGGCAGTTCCTTGGATGACTGGCATCCGGAAGGCGTCCTTTTTCAGCATGCTTTGTCCGAAGCCCGCTTCGCCCTGCGGTCTAGTCAAATCTGCGGAATCCTTTGGCACCAGGGTGAGAGCGACAGTCATCGTTCGCTGCATGAAACTTATTACGAGAAATTAACCCTTATCATCGAGACTCTAAGAAACGAATTGAATCTTGATGAGGTGCCATTGATCATTGGCGGACTTGGTGATTTCCTTGGGAAGACCGGTTTCGGACAGCATGCGACAGAATATCAACAGGTCAATGAGCAATTACAGCACTTCGCCAATAAACGGAAAAATTGTTATTTTGTAACAGCAGCAGGTTTGACAGCGAATCCTGATGGCATTCATTTAGACGCGGTTTCACAACGCAAATTCGGCTACCGCTATTTCCATGCTTTTTTGAAAAAGTGTCATGTCCTGGAACCCATCCCGGCGGAGGAGCAATCACTAAAAGTGGAGCGCGACTATTCGAAAACAGAACAGATTTATCTTCATAGCATGGATTTGGCTTCGGGTAAAATCACGTACGCGGAATTCGAGGCACAGATGGTGAAGGTGATGCAACCTTGA
- a CDS encoding helix-hairpin-helix domain-containing protein has protein sequence MKKNKIPKLDLTISERKELRRNKILISEIHNITLNELCSILKVPEYRAKEIKALSEFQSVPSIGPKFAKDLLMLGYYSLDELRDKNGARLFEDLEELYGGKIDPCVEDQFRLIVHYAIKSSSEKQWWDFTEERKHYRAKHGYPKDRAE, from the coding sequence ATGAAAAAGAACAAGATTCCAAAGCTTGATTTGACTATCTCTGAGAGAAAAGAGCTGAGGAGAAATAAAATACTCATAAGCGAAATTCATAATATAACACTTAACGAATTGTGTTCTATTCTGAAAGTTCCAGAATATAGAGCGAAGGAAATTAAGGCATTATCGGAATTTCAAAGTGTACCTTCGATCGGACCAAAATTTGCAAAGGATTTATTAATGTTAGGTTATTATTCTTTGGATGAATTAAGAGATAAAAATGGTGCTAGATTATTTGAGGATTTAGAGGAGTTATATGGGGGAAAGATTGACCCTTGTGTTGAGGATCAATTTAGATTAATTGTACATTACGCTATTAAAAGTAGCAGTGAAAAGCAATGGTGGGATTTTACCGAAGAAAGAAAACATTACAGGGCTAAACATGGATATCCTAAAGATAGAGCAGAATGA
- a CDS encoding PucR family transcriptional regulator: MVTGTSRLHQTVSSLSVLEVADVNFFSQIIQTVQEEWYAEELVISSFYSIKDSVEQQCKTVQYLHDLGEVGLILYYVGIIMPDIADEVLELAESLNFIIICMPRNDYSLRYNEVIYEVMEAIVSNQNVNEHFVNESLEKVSLLPEHLRSVEITLKLLSDRMKANIVLTNSNLDIINRVMWPRNSSLDVANIIRSMAPSILNGRMGEGELDSSCFVEYKRVHQKNGEILYLFLIKENTKLPPKTMDQISEVVQVAINLWGDKHNEVSEYALVKAIVNDESEKMRRLASLLYIDVSAIQMMWLVYIRDLSEERRIREDLKAHLSQYYKTAVIQTIDHCVVVLLGNCSYKYNEFEIAAEYIETTSLMADVSSIVYSPRMRNTQDVRRMYQLVNGVSKEVHRIYHNRKLYTAAEVRSMKRAIDLSKQGEEITEECLSVMEPIMDDADALKTLMTFLLDAKGNMDDCSKLLFVHKNTVKYRIKKICELIGYDVTINSESYDVYTACMVYRLIHN; the protein is encoded by the coding sequence GTGGTCACTGGAACAAGCAGGCTTCATCAGACCGTTTCCTCTTTATCTGTTTTAGAGGTGGCGGATGTCAATTTCTTCTCGCAAATTATTCAAACCGTTCAAGAAGAGTGGTATGCCGAAGAGCTGGTCATTAGCTCTTTTTATTCCATTAAGGACAGCGTGGAGCAGCAATGCAAAACGGTTCAATATTTGCATGACCTTGGTGAAGTGGGATTGATTTTGTACTATGTTGGCATTATCATGCCAGATATAGCCGATGAAGTGCTCGAGCTGGCCGAATCTCTGAATTTTATTATCATTTGCATGCCGAGAAACGATTACTCGCTTAGGTACAACGAAGTCATTTATGAAGTCATGGAGGCAATCGTAAGCAATCAGAATGTGAATGAGCATTTCGTGAATGAATCACTGGAAAAGGTCTCACTGCTGCCAGAACATTTGCGGAGCGTGGAAATTACCCTTAAACTGCTGTCGGACCGGATGAAAGCGAACATCGTTCTGACAAACAGCAACCTGGACATCATCAATCGTGTCATGTGGCCGCGCAATTCATCGCTCGATGTTGCGAATATAATCCGGTCCATGGCGCCTTCCATTTTGAACGGCAGAATGGGAGAAGGAGAGCTGGATTCGTCTTGCTTTGTTGAATACAAACGTGTTCATCAAAAAAACGGGGAGATCCTTTACCTGTTTCTCATTAAAGAGAATACGAAGCTGCCTCCGAAGACGATGGATCAAATCAGCGAGGTGGTGCAGGTGGCCATCAATTTGTGGGGAGATAAGCATAACGAGGTCAGCGAATACGCTTTGGTTAAAGCCATCGTGAATGATGAAAGCGAAAAAATGCGCAGATTGGCTAGTTTGCTCTATATTGACGTTTCCGCCATCCAAATGATGTGGCTCGTTTACATTCGGGATTTGTCGGAGGAAAGAAGGATAAGGGAAGACTTAAAAGCGCATCTCTCGCAATATTATAAAACCGCGGTCATTCAAACGATCGATCACTGCGTTGTCGTTTTGCTAGGGAATTGTTCATATAAATACAATGAGTTTGAAATCGCAGCGGAATATATCGAAACCACGAGTCTTATGGCTGACGTATCAAGCATCGTATATTCTCCGAGAATGCGGAACACACAGGACGTACGCCGAATGTACCAGCTCGTAAACGGAGTCTCAAAAGAGGTTCACCGCATCTATCATAACCGCAAACTATACACCGCGGCTGAAGTCCGTTCCATGAAACGGGCCATAGACCTCAGCAAACAAGGGGAAGAGATCACTGAAGAATGCTTGTCTGTCATGGAGCCAATTATGGACGACGCAGACGCATTGAAAACCCTGATGACTTTTCTTCTGGATGCGAAGGGGAATATGGATGACTGCAGCAAGCTGTTGTTCGTCCACAAAAATACGGTGAAATATCGCATTAAAAAAATTTGCGAGCTCATAGGATATGATGTGACCATCAATTCGGAATCGTACGATGTTTATACCGCCTGCATGGTCTACCGTCTCATCCATAACTAA
- a CDS encoding cytosine permease produces MKAVKEHQSWFSLGIIWAGAVISIPSLLVGNTLIAGMGLSKALLVTLVGYSIIVLLMILQGIQSTDLGRPTVQVAGQVFGKKGSRAILSIILAIACLGWFGIQANVCGAALANLLAVGGMSVPVPLASLICGLVMVVSAIYGVKVLRVISYIAVPLLVGISIFGLIEALTGDSLQIIQNYKPEGAMTFTDGLAITLGSFALGAVIAGDYSQFSRKRSDVLKAALFGIVPAGLLMIGAGAVLTIAYQTSDITATFLSITTPFVGGVVLILATWKTNLVNAISGGFALINVFNVSKEKEKWAVGIAGTIGTVLAVVGILNYFTPIMSILSAMIPPVAGVMIASYWALGKGDKSRWHEVEGVNTLGVVSWLLGAVIASTPVVLSLFPSLPQVPNQPLIGIVISFVVYYAGYRLSAQKTVILEE; encoded by the coding sequence ATGAAAGCCGTTAAAGAGCATCAATCCTGGTTCAGTCTCGGGATCATCTGGGCTGGCGCGGTAATCAGCATCCCGAGTTTGTTGGTAGGGAATACGCTTATTGCAGGCATGGGACTATCGAAGGCATTGCTTGTCACGTTAGTAGGTTATTCCATTATTGTGCTGCTCATGATTTTGCAGGGTATTCAAAGCACGGATTTAGGAAGGCCGACGGTTCAGGTTGCAGGTCAGGTGTTTGGCAAAAAAGGGTCTCGGGCGATTCTTTCGATCATCCTCGCCATTGCGTGCCTTGGATGGTTCGGAATTCAGGCGAATGTGTGCGGTGCGGCCTTGGCCAATTTGTTAGCCGTAGGTGGAATGAGTGTCCCGGTTCCGCTGGCTTCTCTTATCTGCGGTCTTGTGATGGTGGTCTCGGCGATCTATGGCGTTAAAGTGCTGCGCGTCATCAGCTATATTGCCGTTCCTTTATTGGTGGGAATCAGCATATTTGGTCTTATCGAAGCTTTGACCGGTGACTCCCTGCAGATCATTCAGAATTATAAGCCTGAGGGAGCTATGACCTTTACGGATGGGCTGGCGATAACGCTGGGTTCATTTGCCCTGGGTGCAGTCATCGCGGGAGATTATTCGCAATTTTCAAGAAAACGGTCCGATGTCCTGAAAGCCGCTCTATTCGGGATTGTTCCGGCAGGCTTGCTGATGATCGGTGCAGGAGCTGTCCTGACGATTGCTTACCAGACCAGCGATATTACAGCAACCTTTTTGAGCATCACGACTCCGTTTGTTGGCGGCGTGGTTTTGATCCTGGCTACGTGGAAGACGAACCTCGTGAACGCTATTTCAGGCGGTTTTGCTTTAATTAACGTGTTCAACGTATCGAAGGAAAAAGAGAAGTGGGCTGTCGGCATCGCGGGAACCATTGGGACTGTATTGGCCGTCGTCGGTATACTGAACTATTTTACTCCGATCATGTCCATCCTGTCGGCCATGATTCCGCCGGTTGCAGGCGTGATGATCGCATCTTACTGGGCGCTTGGCAAAGGGGATAAGAGCCGCTGGCATGAGGTCGAAGGCGTGAATACACTGGGCGTCGTTTCCTGGCTATTGGGCGCGGTTATTGCTAGTACCCCTGTTGTGTTATCCTTGTTCCCAAGCTTGCCGCAGGTACCGAATCAGCCGTTGATCGGGATTGTTATTTCTTTTGTCGTGTATTATGCAGGCTATCGTTTATCGGCTCAGAAGACAGTTATATTGGAGGAATAA